In one Acidimicrobium ferrooxidans DSM 10331 genomic region, the following are encoded:
- a CDS encoding DUF6295 family protein, producing the protein MCTYATEHAPLTGRARTPEGWEAVDQATVYFDHPVAFPATHSLNIDVFAREATGLRRLSALELDVASARALATAILSLLDSTPPELLAESATTGA; encoded by the coding sequence ATGTGCACCTACGCGACCGAACACGCCCCTCTCACGGGGCGCGCACGTACCCCGGAGGGCTGGGAGGCCGTCGACCAGGCGACCGTCTACTTCGACCACCCCGTGGCGTTCCCAGCGACCCATTCGCTCAACATCGACGTCTTCGCTCGCGAGGCCACCGGCCTCAGGCGCCTCAGTGCGCTCGAGCTCGATGTCGCAAGCGCCCGCGCCCTCGCCACCGCCATCTTGTCGCTGCTCGATTCGACGCCTCCAGAGCTTCTCGCCGAGTCGGCCACCACGGGTGCGTGA
- a CDS encoding dienelactone hydrolase family protein, with protein sequence MEHRVLTEEILFRGADGDLVQGFLARPLDATVHGSMVVIHHMPGYDQATKEIAYRFARHGYATLMPNLYWREAPNAAPDEAAAIARAQGGVPDERLIGDVAGARDYLRAALSANGKVGVIGYCSGGRQSFLAACAIPFDAAIDCYGAFVVNEPPEGAPVRVRPVIDRAPELHAPLLGLFGNDDSFPAPDEVRRLDEELTRLGKAHEFHSYDGAGHAFFNTAAPSYRPEAANDGWQRIFRFLGEHLA encoded by the coding sequence ATGGAGCACCGTGTCCTCACCGAGGAGATCTTGTTTCGCGGCGCGGACGGCGACCTCGTCCAGGGGTTTCTCGCGCGACCGCTGGACGCGACGGTCCACGGCTCGATGGTCGTGATCCATCACATGCCTGGCTATGACCAAGCGACGAAGGAGATTGCCTACCGCTTCGCTCGCCACGGGTATGCCACGCTGATGCCCAACCTCTACTGGCGCGAGGCTCCGAACGCGGCTCCGGACGAGGCCGCGGCCATCGCCCGCGCCCAGGGTGGGGTGCCAGACGAGCGTCTCATCGGCGACGTCGCCGGGGCACGGGACTACCTCCGTGCCGCCCTCAGCGCCAACGGCAAGGTCGGTGTGATCGGCTACTGTTCTGGCGGTCGACAGAGCTTCCTCGCGGCATGCGCGATCCCCTTCGACGCAGCGATCGACTGCTACGGCGCCTTCGTGGTGAACGAGCCCCCCGAGGGAGCCCCGGTCAGGGTGCGTCCGGTCATCGACCGAGCTCCCGAGCTCCACGCCCCGCTCCTCGGCCTCTTCGGCAACGACGACTCGTTCCCAGCCCCTGACGAGGTACGTCGACTCGACGAAGAGCTCACCCGACTCGGCAAGGCGCACGAGTTCCACTCCTACGACGGTGCCGGGCACGCCTTCTTCAACACCGCTGCACCCTCGTACCGACCCGAAGCAGCGAACGACGGTTGGCAGCGGATCTTCCGCTTCCTCGGCGAGCATCTCGCCTAG
- a CDS encoding GNAT family N-acetyltransferase, with product MDRAAVELRWCSVDLLRAIATAERAPDWAPDFPDDIDRGVAQRFLELHEAGVGPEFPFGPFVIVDLAKGVVVGSIGAHGNPINGEVEIGYDVIKSERGRGIATAAILSLTATLSAEPGVEVIVARVARHNTPSARALLAAGFVQRPAAPTVGFDAFELVASPSVEH from the coding sequence ATGGATCGTGCCGCCGTCGAGCTCCGCTGGTGTAGCGTCGACCTCCTCCGAGCGATCGCGACGGCGGAACGCGCTCCCGACTGGGCCCCGGACTTCCCCGACGACATCGACCGAGGCGTCGCGCAGCGCTTCCTCGAGCTCCACGAGGCGGGCGTCGGGCCTGAGTTCCCGTTCGGCCCGTTCGTGATCGTCGACCTCGCCAAGGGCGTCGTCGTCGGCTCCATCGGCGCGCACGGCAACCCGATCAACGGTGAGGTCGAGATCGGCTACGACGTCATCAAATCCGAACGGGGGCGAGGCATCGCGACGGCGGCGATCCTCAGCCTCACGGCGACGCTGAGCGCGGAGCCTGGTGTCGAGGTGATCGTCGCGCGTGTCGCACGACACAACACCCCCTCGGCTCGAGCCCTCCTCGCCGCCGGCTTCGTGCAACGCCCAGCGGCCCCGACCGTCGGGTTCGACGCCTTCGAGCTCGTCGCCTCGCCCTCGGTCGAGCACTAG
- a CDS encoding succinate dehydrogenase: MAVFATPRSARRPRQNFETWAWLFMRVSGIVLFFLALIHMYIMHIENDVTQTTVAFVAHRWSNPLWRLFDWLLLALGLLHGGNGLRTIVNDYVHRPVTKVITKSLLYGVSGVLFLLGTITVLTFH, encoded by the coding sequence ATGGCCGTCTTCGCCACTCCTCGGAGCGCACGACGACCTCGCCAGAACTTCGAGACCTGGGCATGGCTCTTCATGCGGGTGTCCGGGATCGTCCTGTTCTTCCTGGCCCTCATCCACATGTACATCATGCACATCGAGAACGACGTGACCCAGACCACCGTGGCGTTCGTCGCCCACCGCTGGTCGAATCCGCTCTGGCGCCTGTTCGACTGGCTCCTCCTCGCCCTTGGTCTGCTCCACGGCGGTAACGGCCTTCGGACCATCGTGAACGACTACGTGCACCGCCCCGTGACCAAGGTCATCACCAAGTCGCTGCTCTACGGTGTCAGCGGCGTGCTGTTCCTGCTCGGCACCATCACCGTCTTGACGTTCCACTGA
- the sdhC gene encoding succinate dehydrogenase, cytochrome b556 subunit: MTSPATPAPAGGRAVRARASMYRGKTGQWAFILHRVTGFLVFMFILLHIVDVATLNDPHVYEQIHQLYGNIFLRLFEVGLLFALLYHALNGLRVIMIDFFPGAVRNERALFQAMLGLSVLLTIVGGYYIVKPFFVGVH; the protein is encoded by the coding sequence ATGACGTCGCCAGCGACGCCGGCTCCGGCTGGAGGGCGCGCAGTACGAGCGCGCGCCTCGATGTATCGAGGCAAGACCGGCCAGTGGGCGTTCATCCTCCATCGGGTCACCGGCTTCCTCGTCTTCATGTTCATCCTGCTCCACATCGTCGACGTCGCCACGCTGAACGACCCGCACGTCTACGAACAGATCCACCAGCTCTACGGCAACATCTTCCTGCGCCTGTTCGAGGTCGGCCTGCTCTTCGCCCTCCTCTACCACGCGCTGAACGGTCTGCGAGTGATCATGATCGACTTCTTCCCGGGCGCCGTCCGCAACGAACGAGCGCTCTTCCAGGCCATGCTCGGACTCAGCGTGCTGCTGACGATCGTCGGTGGCTACTACATCGTCAAGCCGTTCTTCGTGGGGGTGCACTGA
- the serS gene encoding serine--tRNA ligase — translation MIDLTELRAHPDDVARRLASRGIDPEVVAHLATIDQQLRAVITERDQLRAELRARSRDIAEARRSGRDATELQEGARALGNRLDELEQRVDTLTGDRDAIWLTLPNIPSPNAPIGEDEHDNRVVRQWSPETGTVEPDVDLTSTTPSHRRVPHFEIGRELGILDLERAAKLSGSMFALYRNLGARLVRALTNFALDAHAEAFEEIHPPTLVRRETMVATGHLPKFADDAYVMERDDLYAIPTAEVPLTSLYRDEILDLAMLPMRLTAATPCYRREAGSAGRDTRGLLRLHEFDKVEILALVAPEDATSMHLELLGRAEALLQRLGLIYRVVDLCTGDLGQSSARTFDLEVYAPGVDAWLEVSSVSWFSDYQARRANVRFRREPAARPEYVHTLNGSALAWPRVIAALLEQGREPDGSIRLPDALAPYLGTSRLEAPKTA, via the coding sequence ATGATCGACCTCACGGAGCTGCGCGCCCACCCCGACGACGTCGCACGGCGCCTCGCGTCCCGCGGGATCGACCCCGAGGTGGTCGCCCACCTCGCCACGATCGATCAGCAACTCCGAGCGGTGATCACCGAGCGTGACCAGCTTCGAGCCGAGCTGCGTGCCCGCTCTCGCGACATCGCCGAGGCTCGCCGCAGCGGTCGAGACGCGACCGAGCTGCAAGAGGGCGCCCGAGCGCTCGGTAATCGGCTCGACGAACTCGAGCAGCGCGTCGACACCTTGACCGGCGATCGCGACGCGATCTGGCTGACCTTGCCCAACATCCCGAGCCCGAACGCACCCATCGGCGAGGACGAACACGACAACCGTGTGGTACGCCAATGGTCGCCGGAGACCGGCACGGTCGAGCCCGACGTCGATCTCACGTCCACCACACCCAGCCATCGTCGCGTACCGCACTTCGAGATCGGTCGCGAGCTCGGCATTCTCGATCTCGAGCGCGCAGCGAAGCTCTCGGGATCGATGTTCGCGCTCTATCGCAACCTCGGGGCACGCCTCGTCCGCGCTCTGACGAACTTCGCGCTCGATGCCCACGCAGAGGCCTTCGAAGAGATCCATCCTCCGACGCTGGTCCGTCGCGAGACGATGGTGGCAACGGGCCACCTCCCCAAGTTCGCCGACGACGCCTACGTGATGGAGCGCGATGATCTCTACGCGATCCCGACGGCCGAGGTGCCGCTCACGTCGCTCTACCGCGATGAGATCCTCGACCTTGCGATGCTCCCCATGCGCCTCACCGCCGCGACCCCGTGCTATCGGCGCGAGGCAGGGTCCGCAGGGCGCGACACCAGAGGCCTGCTGCGTCTCCACGAGTTCGACAAGGTCGAGATCCTGGCACTCGTCGCACCCGAGGATGCCACGAGCATGCACCTCGAGCTGCTCGGTCGGGCAGAGGCGCTGCTCCAGCGCCTTGGCCTGATCTATCGTGTCGTCGACCTGTGCACTGGGGACCTCGGACAGTCGTCCGCCCGCACCTTCGACCTCGAGGTCTACGCGCCCGGTGTGGACGCGTGGCTCGAAGTCTCCTCGGTGTCATGGTTCAGCGACTATCAAGCGCGCCGGGCCAATGTGCGGTTCCGCCGGGAGCCGGCGGCGCGGCCAGAGTACGTGCACACCCTCAACGGCTCGGCGCTCGCGTGGCCACGCGTCATCGCTGCCCTCCTCGAGCAAGGTCGCGAACCCGATGGGTCGATACGCCTGCCCGATGCGCTGGCCCCCTACCTCGGCACCTCGAGGCTCGAGGCACCCAAGACCGCTTGA
- a CDS encoding ABC transporter ATP-binding protein, producing the protein MEDALEVHDLVVRYGSFEAVRGVSLHVAFGEVVGVLGPNGAGKTSTVETLEGYRRAARGEVRVLDVTDPWRHQRTLARKVGVMLQEGGVPPRMRALEALEIYAQFYDDPWPVAELVDRLALAPVATTPFRRLSGGEKQRLLLALAIVGRPRVVFLDEPTAGVDPVGKRAIRDLVAELAGSGVAVLLTGHELEEIDRMVDRVLIIDHGMPVAAGSPAELRERFGEAGVEFTVRGRLDPSVLAARLGVEVRLVAEDRVHVGASPTPQLVASLAAVLDELGAEVGPLETVESSLESIYLRLLDRGETT; encoded by the coding sequence ATGGAGGATGCTCTCGAGGTCCACGACCTCGTCGTGCGCTACGGCTCGTTCGAGGCCGTCCGCGGCGTGTCGCTGCACGTCGCTTTCGGGGAGGTCGTGGGCGTCCTCGGTCCGAACGGCGCGGGCAAGACCTCGACCGTCGAGACGTTGGAGGGCTACCGACGGGCGGCTCGTGGCGAGGTGCGCGTGCTCGACGTCACCGATCCGTGGCGGCACCAGCGCACCCTCGCGCGTAAGGTCGGCGTGATGCTCCAAGAGGGAGGCGTCCCGCCGCGGATGCGGGCCCTGGAAGCCCTCGAGATCTACGCACAGTTCTACGACGATCCCTGGCCCGTCGCTGAGCTCGTCGATCGTCTGGCGCTGGCGCCCGTTGCGACGACGCCCTTTCGTCGACTCTCGGGCGGCGAGAAGCAGCGGTTGCTCCTTGCCCTCGCGATCGTCGGCCGTCCACGGGTCGTCTTCCTCGACGAGCCGACGGCAGGCGTCGATCCGGTCGGCAAGCGCGCCATCCGGGACTTGGTCGCCGAGCTCGCCGGATCGGGCGTCGCGGTGCTGCTCACCGGCCATGAGCTCGAGGAGATCGATCGCATGGTGGATCGGGTGCTGATCATCGACCACGGCATGCCCGTCGCCGCCGGGAGTCCCGCAGAGCTTCGGGAGCGCTTCGGAGAGGCCGGGGTCGAGTTCACCGTGCGAGGCAGGCTGGACCCAAGCGTGCTGGCGGCACGACTCGGGGTCGAGGTTCGGCTCGTTGCCGAGGATCGGGTGCACGTCGGGGCTTCGCCGACCCCTCAGTTGGTCGCGTCGCTCGCGGCGGTGCTCGACGAGCTCGGCGCCGAGGTCGGTCCACTCGAGACGGTGGAGTCGTCCCTCGAGTCGATCTATCTGCGCCTGCTGGACCGCGGGG